The Nocardioides humi genome includes a region encoding these proteins:
- a CDS encoding CoA transferase subunit A, whose protein sequence is MAVRIHDVSEALDGLLTDGMIIAAGGFGLCGIPADLIDGVHRSGVKDLTVVANNMGIDGKGLGLLLESGQVRKVIASYAGENRAFADLHLRGRVEVEFTPQGTLAERLRAGGAGIPAFFTRTGVGTIVADGKPLEVFDGVTYLRESAIIADLALVHAHTGDEHGNLRYRLTARNFNPLVAAAGRVTVAEVEHLVEALDPDDVVTPSIHVDRFARCTEGRKEIEKLTVRASTGAVR, encoded by the coding sequence ATGGCCGTCCGCATCCACGACGTCTCCGAAGCACTCGACGGGCTTCTCACCGACGGCATGATCATCGCCGCGGGAGGGTTCGGCCTGTGCGGCATCCCGGCCGATCTCATCGATGGCGTTCATCGATCGGGGGTCAAGGACCTCACGGTCGTCGCCAACAACATGGGCATCGACGGGAAGGGGCTCGGGCTGCTCCTCGAGTCCGGTCAGGTGCGCAAGGTCATCGCGTCGTACGCCGGGGAGAACCGCGCCTTCGCCGACCTCCACCTGCGTGGCCGGGTCGAGGTGGAGTTCACACCGCAGGGCACGCTCGCCGAGCGGCTGCGTGCAGGGGGCGCCGGGATCCCTGCCTTCTTCACGCGCACGGGCGTCGGCACCATCGTGGCGGACGGCAAGCCCCTGGAGGTCTTCGACGGAGTCACCTACCTGCGGGAGTCCGCCATCATCGCCGATCTCGCCTTGGTTCACGCGCACACCGGTGACGAGCACGGAAACCTGCGCTACCGCCTGACCGCACGCAACTTCAACCCGTTGGTGGCGGCGGCCGGCCGGGTGACGGTCGCGGAGGTCGAGCACCTCGTCGAAGCCCTCGACCCCGACGACGTCGTGACGCCAAGCATCCACGTCGACCGCTTCGCGCGGTGCACCGAGGGCCGCAAGGAGATCGAGAAGCTCACGGTCCGCGCGTCCACGGGAGCGGTCCGATGA
- a CDS encoding 3-oxoacid CoA-transferase subunit B codes for MTWSRDEMAALVARDLIDGAYVNLGIGIPTLVANHVPPGVRVTLHSENGLLGIGPFPFEGEQDPDLINAGKQTVTATPGASVFDSAASFAMIRAGKVDLAVLGGLQVARNGDLANWAVPGSFVRGMGGAMDLVAGSRRVVVVMDLVARDGSAKLVPTCTLPLTGTRVVDRVVTDYAVVDVVDGDLVLVELAPGHTREELEALLGFEVRAA; via the coding sequence ATGACGTGGTCGCGCGACGAGATGGCCGCGCTGGTGGCGCGCGACCTGATCGACGGCGCCTACGTCAACCTCGGGATCGGCATCCCGACCCTGGTCGCCAACCACGTGCCGCCCGGCGTCCGCGTGACCTTGCACAGCGAGAACGGGCTACTCGGGATAGGGCCTTTCCCGTTCGAGGGCGAACAGGACCCGGACCTGATCAACGCGGGCAAGCAGACGGTGACGGCGACGCCGGGCGCCAGCGTGTTCGACTCGGCCGCCTCCTTCGCGATGATCCGAGCCGGCAAGGTGGATCTCGCCGTGCTGGGTGGGCTGCAGGTCGCCCGCAACGGTGACCTCGCCAACTGGGCGGTCCCCGGCAGCTTCGTGCGCGGCATGGGCGGCGCGATGGATCTCGTCGCCGGCAGTCGCCGGGTAGTGGTGGTGATGGATCTCGTCGCGCGGGACGGCAGCGCCAAGCTCGTGCCCACCTGCACGCTGCCGCTGACCGGCACCCGGGTCGTCGATCGTGTCGTCACCGACTACGCCGTCGTCGACGTCGTCGACGGCGACCTGGTGCTGGTCGAGCTGGCCCCGGGCCACACGCGCGAAGAGCTCGAGGCGCTGCTCGGCTTCGAGGTCCGCGCAGCCTGA
- a CDS encoding XdhC family protein, with translation MFEHMQTLRQAMIAGLPVGIASVVSAYRSAPRAVGASMLVDAGGRVHGSVSGGCVEAAVFASLQEVLDGAPPRVDRYGISDDDAFAVGLTCGGVIDVLVDVLVPADRAFVEEVGIAVASEQAVATLTLLDGTSDGRRRGMPRRAVVTADDVRLSAPWLAPSVLERARGLLARGVGGLIGLGGVEGASVGEAFVDIWRPRPRLVILGSTQIAAELARQGRGLGYRVTVCDARATFATADRFPDADEVVVDWPHRYLRSESEAGRTGADTVVCVLTHDAKFEVPLLRYLLVECPRRAAPGFIGVMGSRRAHRDRQKRLTAEGVPVGRQADLASPFGLDLGGATPAETALSMAAEVVAWRYGRTGRRLTTTTGDIHGVPRAPSTARP, from the coding sequence ATGTTCGAGCACATGCAGACCTTGCGGCAGGCGATGATTGCGGGGCTCCCGGTCGGCATCGCAAGCGTGGTCTCCGCCTACCGGTCGGCTCCGCGAGCAGTGGGCGCGTCGATGCTGGTTGATGCTGGTGGCCGGGTTCACGGCTCGGTGTCGGGCGGCTGCGTCGAGGCGGCGGTCTTCGCGTCGCTCCAGGAGGTTCTCGATGGCGCGCCGCCACGTGTCGACCGCTACGGCATCAGCGACGACGACGCGTTCGCCGTGGGACTGACCTGTGGTGGCGTGATCGACGTGCTGGTGGACGTCCTCGTGCCGGCCGACCGTGCCTTCGTGGAGGAGGTCGGCATCGCGGTGGCGTCCGAGCAGGCGGTGGCGACGCTCACCCTCCTCGACGGCACGTCGGACGGCCGCAGGCGGGGGATGCCGCGGCGCGCGGTGGTGACCGCCGACGATGTGCGGCTCTCCGCACCCTGGCTGGCGCCGTCGGTGTTGGAGCGTGCGCGCGGCCTACTGGCGCGTGGAGTCGGTGGACTCATCGGCCTGGGCGGGGTCGAGGGCGCCTCCGTCGGCGAGGCGTTCGTCGACATCTGGCGTCCCCGTCCACGCCTCGTCATCCTGGGTTCCACGCAGATCGCGGCGGAGCTCGCTCGGCAGGGGAGGGGGCTCGGCTACCGCGTCACCGTCTGCGATGCACGGGCGACGTTCGCGACAGCTGACCGGTTCCCCGATGCGGACGAGGTCGTCGTCGACTGGCCGCACCGCTACCTGCGCTCCGAGAGCGAGGCGGGACGCACGGGAGCCGACACCGTCGTCTGCGTCCTGACGCACGACGCCAAGTTCGAGGTCCCCCTCCTCCGCTACCTGCTCGTCGAGTGCCCGCGCCGCGCAGCGCCCGGCTTCATCGGTGTGATGGGCTCACGCAGGGCGCATCGCGATCGGCAGAAGCGCTTGACCGCCGAGGGCGTGCCGGTCGGGCGCCAGGCCGATCTGGCGAGCCCGTTCGGCCTTGACCTCGGCGGTGCCACGCCGGCCGAGACTGCTCTCTCCATGGCCGCCGAGGTCGTGGCGTGGAGGTACGGCAGGACCGGACGGCGTCTGACCACCACGACGGGCGACATCCACGGCGTGCCGCGGGCCCCGTCAACGGCCCGGCCTTGA
- a CDS encoding VOC family protein: MTSTGTSRPAVTTRGIDHLGLTVPDIEAATDFFASAFGAQPLYDTLAGPAAGALLEQSLGIPAGATVQRVRMLRLANGPSLELFEYGDVDQRAPSRACDYGIQHFALYVDDLDVALEATVAAGARPLAPPEELPGMEAGAGNRWMYAELPWGGLIELVTAPSPQAYETTTPLRRWRPAPS, from the coding sequence ATGACCTCCACAGGCACATCCCGACCGGCCGTGACCACGCGCGGCATCGACCACCTCGGTCTGACCGTCCCGGACATCGAGGCGGCCACCGACTTCTTCGCCTCCGCCTTCGGCGCCCAGCCGCTGTACGACACGCTGGCGGGACCTGCTGCCGGCGCACTCCTCGAGCAGTCGCTCGGCATTCCCGCGGGGGCAACCGTCCAGCGGGTCCGCATGCTTCGCCTGGCCAACGGTCCCTCCCTGGAGCTCTTCGAGTACGGCGACGTCGATCAGCGGGCGCCGTCGCGGGCCTGCGACTACGGGATCCAGCACTTCGCGCTCTACGTCGACGACCTCGACGTCGCTCTCGAGGCCACGGTCGCGGCGGGTGCGCGGCCCCTGGCACCACCGGAGGAGCTGCCGGGGATGGAGGCAGGGGCAGGCAACCGGTGGATGTACGCCGAGCTGCCCTGGGGAGGGCTGATCGAGCTCGTCACGGCCCCCTCACCCCAGGCGTACGAGACGACCACGCCGCTTCGACGCTGGCGCCCCGCACCGAGCTGA
- a CDS encoding mycofactocin-coupled SDR family oxidoreductase — protein sequence MGRLDGKVALITGAGRGQGRSHALTLAREGASIIAVDAPEPLGSIEYELASAADLADTVKQVEALDRRAIACQADARSQEALDAAVADGLAEFGQIDILVGNHGVLSIEEFWTMSEERWTEMIDVCLNGMWRAVKAVTPHMIERQQGAICLTSSINAIETGPGYTHYNVAKAGVLMLMKNVALELGGYNIRCNCICPGATNTRIANWQGLYDRFLGEGATGEMLMDASRNWTALKGRRMLDPQSQSNAVLFLVSDEAADVTGVALPVDAGHLILPGFNHEPA from the coding sequence ATGGGCAGGTTGGACGGCAAGGTCGCTCTCATCACCGGCGCGGGCAGAGGACAGGGACGCTCGCATGCGCTGACCCTCGCGCGCGAGGGCGCGAGCATCATCGCAGTGGACGCCCCGGAGCCACTCGGGTCGATCGAGTACGAGCTCGCCAGCGCGGCCGACCTGGCCGACACCGTGAAGCAGGTCGAGGCGCTCGACCGGCGAGCGATCGCATGCCAAGCCGACGCCCGCTCCCAGGAAGCCCTGGATGCCGCGGTCGCGGACGGGCTCGCCGAATTCGGCCAGATCGACATTCTCGTGGGCAACCATGGTGTGCTCAGCATCGAGGAGTTCTGGACGATGAGTGAGGAGAGGTGGACCGAGATGATCGACGTCTGCCTCAACGGCATGTGGCGGGCCGTCAAGGCCGTCACCCCCCACATGATCGAACGCCAGCAGGGGGCGATCTGCCTGACGTCGTCGATCAACGCGATCGAGACCGGTCCCGGCTACACGCACTACAACGTCGCCAAGGCGGGGGTGCTGATGCTCATGAAGAACGTGGCCCTCGAGCTCGGCGGATACAACATCCGGTGCAACTGCATCTGCCCCGGCGCCACCAACACCCGCATTGCCAACTGGCAAGGGCTCTACGATCGATTCCTCGGCGAGGGTGCGACCGGGGAGATGCTGATGGACGCGTCCCGCAACTGGACTGCCCTGAAGGGCCGACGGATGCTCGACCCCCAGTCCCAGAGCAATGCCGTCCTCTTCCTCGTCTCCGACGAGGCCGCGGATGTCACCGGCGTGGCGCTCCCCGTCGATGCGGGGCACCTCATCCTTCCCGGCTTCAACCACGAACCCGCCTGA
- a CDS encoding mycofactocin-coupled SDR family oxidoreductase: MTRRLDGQVALVTGAARGQGRSHALRLAREGADIIAVDICDQIGTTPYAMSTKEDLAETARLVEELDRRIVPHVADVRDFAALEAAVNDGVAQLGRLDIVLANAGVVSLAMVNDLSAQQWDDMIGVNLTGVFHTMKVGAAHLVAGGRGGSIIATSSIVAVRPVAAASHYIAAKAGVIGLVKALALELAEHRIRVNSIHPTNCDTDMIQNPALRKAFLPDSPNPTREESEPVYQSLNALPLPWIEPRDISDAIAFLVSEEGRYITGIQLPVDAGFQLK; encoded by the coding sequence ATGACCAGGAGACTGGATGGTCAGGTCGCACTCGTCACCGGCGCGGCGAGGGGGCAGGGCAGGTCCCACGCCCTCAGGCTCGCTCGGGAGGGCGCGGACATCATCGCAGTGGACATCTGCGACCAGATCGGCACCACCCCGTACGCGATGTCGACGAAGGAGGACCTTGCCGAGACCGCGCGTCTCGTCGAGGAGCTCGACCGACGGATCGTCCCTCACGTCGCGGACGTCCGGGACTTCGCCGCGCTGGAGGCCGCGGTGAACGACGGCGTGGCGCAGCTGGGGCGGCTCGACATCGTCCTGGCCAACGCAGGCGTCGTCAGTCTCGCGATGGTGAACGACCTGTCGGCCCAGCAGTGGGACGACATGATCGGCGTGAACCTGACGGGCGTCTTCCACACCATGAAGGTCGGAGCCGCTCATCTGGTCGCGGGTGGTCGCGGCGGGTCGATCATCGCCACCAGCTCGATCGTCGCGGTGCGTCCCGTGGCGGCCGCCTCCCACTACATCGCCGCGAAGGCCGGAGTCATCGGCCTGGTGAAGGCGCTCGCGCTCGAGCTGGCTGAGCACCGTATCCGGGTGAACTCGATCCACCCCACCAACTGTGACACCGACATGATCCAGAACCCGGCGCTGAGGAAAGCCTTCCTACCGGACTCGCCGAACCCCACCCGCGAGGAGAGCGAGCCGGTCTACCAGAGCCTCAACGCTCTCCCGCTGCCGTGGATCGAGCCACGCGACATCTCCGACGCCATCGCGTTCCTCGTCTCGGAGGAGGGGCGCTACATCACCGGAATCCAGCTGCCCGTCGACGCCGGCTTCCAGCTCAAGTAG
- a CDS encoding nuclear transport factor 2 family protein, whose protein sequence is MSEENVAVVQAFADAFNRGDLPGALALLADDGVVDEAGGMQHSGVFTGGAKGFASLVEIMTTNLDATIDECELLDAGDTVVSKMVLTFSSKHTSRSTRQRVTELYTVKNGKITFLDSYYKNPAAVLAVQTEAE, encoded by the coding sequence ATGAGTGAAGAGAATGTCGCTGTCGTCCAGGCCTTCGCGGACGCGTTCAACCGGGGAGACCTCCCCGGCGCCCTGGCTCTGCTGGCCGACGACGGAGTCGTCGACGAGGCGGGGGGCATGCAGCACTCCGGCGTGTTCACGGGTGGGGCCAAGGGCTTCGCGTCGCTGGTCGAGATCATGACGACGAATCTCGACGCCACCATCGACGAGTGCGAGCTGCTCGATGCCGGTGACACCGTCGTGTCGAAGATGGTGCTCACGTTCAGCTCGAAGCACACCAGCCGTTCGACCCGCCAGCGGGTGACCGAGCTGTACACGGTCAAGAACGGGAAGATCACCTTCCTCGACTCGTACTACAAGAACCCGGCCGCCGTCCTCGCGGTCCAGACCGAGGCCGAGTAG